A genome region from Glutamicibacter arilaitensis Re117 includes the following:
- a CDS encoding glycosyltransferase translates to MSRRSFMITWIIDEKFGGLTTACLQRASSFAKKDGKSNVVTFAYTQHLNSTVERLRGIGLIASGVKVHNLYSDYASRVSHPPVKKLAAKAEGMKWSVEPVESQVNDAGIFKHVYAHTDDSASSRIIYSRPDGSKFMSDAKFVVGGESKREIAIFNGAGEVLKKFSSASSLYRHWLTEIVGYEESIAVFDSSFVASMMGPWRAPKTTKMFVFHSSHVVAGAEPETGPVVPKHQKIAANADNWDVFVFLTRQQADDFNARFGHESKSVVIPNIIKSSSLKKFSRRNDPRQIISVGSLDSRKQVDHAIRAVHELKELGVDCKLTIVGKGQKQQELQSLAKELGLSDRIEFAGHVDDVPRRLANSGILLFTSKLEGQGLVLLEAQFHGCVPISYDVRYGPASVIDSGVNGLLVGPNDIHALSSHVASLIDNPKEYKRLSKQAHSSAKRYARQDLTNLWIKAAKNAR, encoded by the coding sequence ATGTCACGACGTTCGTTCATGATCACTTGGATAATTGACGAGAAATTCGGGGGATTGACGACTGCGTGCTTGCAACGTGCTAGTAGCTTCGCAAAGAAAGATGGCAAGTCGAATGTTGTAACATTCGCTTATACGCAACACCTCAATTCTACGGTTGAGCGATTGCGCGGAATCGGGCTAATTGCTTCTGGTGTGAAGGTTCATAACTTGTATTCCGACTATGCCTCCAGAGTCTCGCACCCGCCGGTGAAGAAGCTGGCCGCAAAGGCGGAAGGCATGAAATGGTCTGTGGAGCCAGTAGAGTCCCAGGTTAATGATGCCGGGATCTTCAAGCATGTGTATGCGCACACGGACGATTCCGCTTCCTCGAGGATCATCTATTCTCGACCGGATGGCTCCAAGTTCATGTCTGATGCGAAATTCGTGGTTGGTGGTGAATCAAAACGAGAAATCGCGATATTCAACGGGGCAGGTGAGGTCCTCAAGAAGTTCTCATCCGCCTCATCGCTGTACCGACATTGGCTGACTGAAATTGTCGGATATGAAGAGTCGATCGCTGTATTCGACAGCAGCTTTGTAGCCTCAATGATGGGACCATGGCGTGCGCCGAAGACAACCAAAATGTTTGTCTTTCATTCGTCACATGTTGTGGCCGGTGCTGAACCGGAAACGGGTCCAGTGGTACCAAAGCATCAAAAAATTGCAGCAAACGCCGATAATTGGGATGTTTTCGTATTCCTCACTCGGCAACAGGCTGATGATTTCAACGCGCGCTTTGGCCACGAATCTAAGTCTGTAGTTATCCCGAACATCATCAAGAGTTCCTCGCTCAAGAAATTCTCTCGTCGTAATGACCCTAGGCAAATCATTTCAGTGGGAAGCCTCGACAGCAGAAAACAAGTAGATCATGCTATTCGCGCAGTCCATGAACTAAAAGAATTGGGGGTCGACTGCAAGCTCACAATCGTTGGAAAGGGCCAAAAGCAGCAAGAGTTGCAATCCTTGGCAAAGGAACTCGGATTATCTGACCGTATTGAGTTTGCAGGGCACGTAGATGACGTACCGCGGCGACTTGCAAATAGTGGGATCTTGTTATTCACAAGCAAGCTGGAGGGCCAGGGGTTGGTTCTCTTGGAGGCGCAATTCCATGGCTGTGTGCCTATTTCGTATGACGTTCGATATGGCCCAGCGTCTGTGATCGATAGCGGTGTTAACGGGCTGCTCGTTGGACCCAACGATATTCACGCATTGTCGTCGCACGTTGCGTCACTGATTGATAATCCGAAGGAATACAAGCGGCTTTCCAAGCAGGCCCACTCATCGGCCAAGCGTTACGCTCGGCAAGACTTGACCAATCTTTGGATCAAGGCGGCAAAAAACGCAAGGTAG
- a CDS encoding ISL3-like element ISAar23 family transposase, producing the protein MHHSIYTPANLTTFTNLDGLGLTAIGQRLTPKKAEILCQVTNPDPWCQTCGTPGNPRDTVTRRLAHEPFGWRPTVLVIKHRRYRCNHCQRVWREDLSQAVAPRQKISRTGLRWALAGLVTQHLSVSRIAEGLGVTWNTANEAVLAEGQRLLIDDPTRFNGVKVLGVDEHVWRHTKSGDKYVTVIVDLTPVKAGTGTARLLDMIPGRSKAVFKTWLAERGEAWKNNVEVVAMDGFTGFKSAAAEELPQAVEVLDPFHVVKLGSEALDQARQRVQREQYGRRGRKDDPLYKCRRTLTTGLSLATEKQKQRVEDLFNVAKHEPVQLVWSVYQRMVDAYRQKKPEIGKWAMEQLINEIGTKVPKGLPELKKLGGTLRRRKPDILAYFDHIGSSNGPTEALNGRLEHLRGIALGFTNLTHYIARSLLETGGFRSRLHPES; encoded by the coding sequence GTGCACCATTCTATCTATACCCCCGCAAATCTCACGACTTTCACCAACCTTGACGGACTGGGACTCACCGCCATCGGGCAGCGCCTCACGCCGAAGAAAGCTGAGATCCTCTGCCAAGTGACCAACCCTGACCCATGGTGCCAAACGTGCGGAACGCCCGGAAATCCACGCGATACCGTCACCCGGCGCCTGGCCCACGAACCGTTCGGATGGCGGCCCACCGTCCTGGTGATCAAGCACCGCCGCTACCGCTGCAACCACTGCCAACGAGTCTGGCGTGAAGACCTCAGCCAAGCGGTAGCGCCACGACAGAAAATCAGCCGGACCGGGCTACGCTGGGCTTTGGCCGGGCTAGTCACCCAGCACCTGTCAGTCTCACGGATTGCCGAAGGGCTCGGTGTCACCTGGAATACCGCCAACGAAGCAGTGCTGGCCGAAGGCCAGCGCCTGCTGATAGATGACCCAACCCGGTTCAACGGAGTCAAAGTGTTGGGAGTTGATGAGCACGTGTGGCGGCATACCAAAAGTGGAGACAAGTACGTGACGGTCATTGTTGACCTCACCCCGGTGAAGGCTGGCACTGGCACCGCACGATTGCTCGACATGATTCCCGGACGTTCCAAGGCCGTGTTCAAGACCTGGCTTGCTGAACGCGGTGAAGCATGGAAAAACAATGTTGAGGTGGTCGCGATGGACGGGTTCACCGGCTTCAAAAGCGCTGCTGCTGAGGAACTGCCCCAAGCCGTAGAAGTCTTGGACCCTTTTCATGTGGTCAAGCTCGGCTCCGAGGCGTTGGACCAGGCCAGACAACGAGTTCAGCGTGAACAATATGGGCGGCGTGGCCGGAAAGATGATCCGCTGTATAAGTGCCGGCGTACGCTGACTACAGGTTTATCGCTGGCCACAGAGAAACAGAAACAGCGCGTTGAAGACCTGTTCAACGTTGCGAAGCACGAGCCTGTGCAATTGGTCTGGAGCGTTTACCAGAGGATGGTTGATGCCTACCGGCAGAAGAAGCCCGAGATCGGGAAGTGGGCCATGGAACAACTGATCAACGAGATCGGTACCAAAGTGCCGAAGGGTTTACCGGAGTTGAAGAAACTCGGTGGTACGCTGCGCAGGCGGAAACCGGATATCCTCGCGTATTTTGATCACATTGGCAGTTCCAATGGGCCTACTGAAGCACTCAATGGGCGGTTGGAGCACCTGCGGGGTATCGCTTTGGGGTTCACGAATTTGACGCACTATATCGCACGGTCATTGTTGGAAACCGGTGGCTTTAGATCGCGTTTACACCCTGAATCCTGA
- a CDS encoding ISL3-like element ISAar14 family transposase — MFKDTGGNDAASILLNLTDYRVIDATQEPAGRQVLIEPKATEAACPTCGVITTRIHARPVHRVKDLPTGGNDIKVLVRKRRMACQETACERRSFVQTTEQLPLRARITTRLSQKLVDEMSCELRAVSRVASAYQVSWPTVMARLNFEGELAGDIDRMFIGRLGIDEHRFRKVRYARGSSGKVVRIEPWSIVFTDLDTGKILDIVDGRRGAAVKKWLKSRPRYWRQRVQYVAIDMSAEFRKAVRENLPKAKISVDHFHVIARANLMITQVRRRRSHEVHERRGRVADPAYKYRKLLTCNLENLSIKQVERLKLILEADPELGVIYGIKEHVRELLKTRDIHDFQSRWAVLEKSVKATKMVEAKSLFRTLTAWRRELLVFIRTRLTNARSEAANLTAKNLKRIGRGYRNHGHYRVRILLYTAGLRPC; from the coding sequence GTGTTTAAGGATACCGGTGGAAACGACGCTGCGTCGATTCTTCTCAACCTCACTGACTACCGCGTCATCGACGCAACCCAAGAACCAGCCGGACGACAAGTCCTTATCGAGCCCAAAGCCACAGAGGCAGCCTGTCCAACTTGTGGGGTGATCACCACCCGCATCCACGCCAGACCAGTGCACCGGGTCAAAGACCTCCCAACCGGTGGCAACGACATTAAGGTCCTGGTGCGCAAACGCCGGATGGCCTGCCAAGAGACCGCCTGCGAACGCCGCTCGTTCGTGCAAACCACCGAACAGCTACCGTTGAGGGCCCGGATCACCACCAGGCTCTCTCAAAAGCTCGTGGACGAGATGAGCTGCGAACTGCGAGCCGTGTCCAGGGTCGCTTCTGCGTACCAAGTTTCCTGGCCAACCGTGATGGCACGGCTGAACTTTGAAGGTGAGCTCGCCGGTGACATTGACCGGATGTTCATCGGCAGGCTCGGTATTGATGAGCACCGTTTTCGTAAGGTCCGCTACGCCCGAGGTAGCAGCGGGAAAGTAGTCAGGATTGAGCCGTGGTCCATAGTCTTCACTGATCTGGATACTGGGAAGATCCTCGATATCGTGGACGGACGGCGAGGTGCTGCGGTGAAGAAGTGGTTGAAGTCCCGGCCACGGTACTGGCGTCAACGAGTGCAGTACGTGGCCATTGATATGTCTGCTGAGTTCCGAAAAGCGGTGCGGGAGAACCTGCCCAAGGCAAAGATCAGCGTGGACCATTTTCACGTCATCGCGCGCGCGAATCTCATGATCACCCAGGTGCGCCGGCGCCGTTCCCATGAAGTCCATGAACGCCGAGGCAGAGTGGCTGATCCGGCCTACAAGTATCGGAAGCTATTGACCTGCAATTTGGAGAACTTGTCGATCAAGCAAGTTGAACGGCTGAAACTGATCCTTGAAGCAGATCCTGAGCTGGGCGTGATTTATGGGATTAAGGAACACGTGCGGGAGCTGTTGAAAACCAGGGATATCCATGATTTTCAATCGAGGTGGGCGGTGCTGGAGAAATCGGTGAAGGCAACGAAAATGGTGGAAGCGAAGTCGTTGTTCCGGACGCTGACTGCGTGGAGGCGCGAGTTGCTGGTGTTCATTCGTACGCGGTTGACGAATGCTCGGAGCGAGGCGGCGAACCTGACGGCGAAGAACTTGAAACGGATCGGTCGGGGTTATCGGAATCATGGTCATTACCGGGTCAGGATATTGTTATACACGGCGGGCCTCCGGCCGTGCTGA
- a CDS encoding IS4-like element ISAar21 family transposase yields MARSGWMKPVEPTRLSDHVSLGVLAKVFPPSLVNEVVTKVGAGEQRSRLLPAWMMVYYVMALALHAAASYEEVMRNLLGGLQWISHRTSEWSMPTKAAIFKARTRLGAPVMIELFDQAAKPFGLQTPRGFLAGLRLVSVDGTTMDLADTPANERAYGRPGTNTEFKSAFPQARLLGLVECSTHAIIGAVTGPYTTAENDMYPGLHHKLDSSMLLMADRGFFSYRSFKDSAATGAQLLWRVRGNMVLPVHEEFEDGSYLSAVYEGTKERRNNVDPIRVRVVEYAVGDGEKTSEFRLLTTILDPGIASARELAEAYAKRWEIELCFKEMKTHQRGPSVVLRSKTPEGVLQEIYGYLCAHYALRTLIGEVAAEFDEDPLRISFTRTLRAARRSMATRPGFYP; encoded by the coding sequence ATGGCACGCAGCGGATGGATGAAACCCGTAGAACCAACACGACTTTCGGACCACGTCTCCTTAGGCGTACTAGCGAAGGTTTTCCCGCCTTCGCTGGTCAACGAGGTGGTCACCAAAGTCGGCGCCGGCGAGCAGCGCTCACGCCTGCTGCCCGCGTGGATGATGGTCTACTACGTGATGGCCCTGGCCTTGCATGCTGCAGCTTCCTACGAGGAGGTCATGCGCAACCTGCTCGGCGGTCTGCAATGGATTTCCCACCGTACTAGCGAATGGAGCATGCCTACCAAAGCAGCCATTTTCAAGGCCCGTACCCGTCTGGGCGCACCGGTGATGATCGAGCTGTTCGACCAGGCAGCCAAGCCCTTCGGGCTTCAAACCCCACGGGGGTTCCTGGCCGGGTTGCGCCTGGTCAGTGTGGACGGGACGACCATGGACCTTGCTGATACGCCCGCCAACGAGCGGGCCTACGGACGACCGGGAACGAACACCGAATTCAAGAGCGCTTTCCCTCAAGCACGACTCCTGGGACTGGTGGAATGCTCCACGCACGCCATTATCGGCGCGGTGACCGGGCCTTACACTACCGCGGAAAACGACATGTATCCCGGGCTGCACCACAAGCTGGATTCGAGCATGCTTCTGATGGCTGACCGCGGTTTCTTCAGCTACCGATCTTTCAAGGACAGTGCCGCAACCGGAGCCCAATTGCTCTGGCGGGTGCGCGGAAACATGGTCCTTCCCGTGCATGAGGAATTCGAAGACGGCTCGTACCTTTCTGCCGTCTACGAAGGGACCAAGGAACGCCGGAACAACGTGGATCCCATCCGCGTGCGTGTGGTGGAATACGCGGTCGGTGACGGAGAGAAGACCAGTGAATTCCGGTTGCTCACCACAATCTTGGATCCCGGTATCGCCTCGGCGCGCGAGCTGGCCGAGGCTTATGCGAAGCGATGGGAGATTGAGTTGTGCTTCAAGGAAATGAAAACCCATCAGCGCGGGCCTTCGGTGGTGCTGCGGTCGAAAACCCCTGAGGGCGTCCTTCAGGAAATCTATGGGTACCTTTGCGCTCACTATGCGCTGCGCACGTTGATTGGCGAGGTAGCTGCAGAGTTTGACGAGGATCCGTTGCGGATCTCATTCACCCGTACGTTACGGGCCGCCCGGCGTTCGATGGCCACGCGGCCCGGTTTTTACCCCTGA